In Fusarium oxysporum f. sp. lycopersici 4287 chromosome 2, whole genome shotgun sequence, a genomic segment contains:
- a CDS encoding hydroxymethylglutaryl-CoA synthase gives MSFCDDREDIYSFALTATSKLLKNYNIDPNSIGYLEVGTETLLDKSKSVKSVLMQLFGDNTNIEGVDTINACYGGTNAVFNAINWVESSAWDGRDAIVVAGDIALYAKGNARPTGGAGAVALLIGPNAPIVAEPGLRGTYMQHAYDFYKPDLTSEYPYVDGHYSVNCYTKALDAAYRAYCKREAKQATNGTNGASNGDDSTKTSLDRFDYLAFHSPTCKLVQKSYARLLYHDYLANADSPAFAEVAPELRDMDYEKSLTDKVVEKTFMALTKKRFQERVNPSIQVATNCGNMYCGSVWGGLASLISVVDNKALEGKRIGLFSYGSGLAASFLSFRINGSVEKISSVLSIPTRLEARRAVPPETYDEMCNLRKQAHLQKDYTPKGDASTIAPGTYYLTKVDDMFKREYAIKE, from the exons ATGAGCTTCTGCGACGACCGTGAGG ACATCTACTCTTTCGCCCTTACTGCTACCTCCAAGCTCCTTAAGAACTACAACATCGACCCCAACTCGATTGGTTACCTCGAGGTCGGTACCGAGACTCTTCTCGACAAGTCTAAGTCCGTCAAGAGTGTTCTTATGCAGCTTTTTGGcgacaacaccaacatcgaGGGTGTCGACACTATCAATGCTTGCTACGGTGGTACCAACGCTGTTTTCAACGCCATCAACTGGGTTGAGTCTTCCGCTTGGGACGGTCGCGATGCTATCGTTGTTGCCGGTGATATTGCTCTCTACGCCAAGGGCAACGCTCGCCCCactggtggtgctggtgccgTCGCTCTCCTGATCGGCCCCAACGCCCCCATTGTTGCCGAGCCCGGTCTGCGTGGTACCTACATGCAGCACGCCTACGATTTCTACAAGCCCGACCTTACCAGCGAGTACCCCTATGTTGATGGCCACTACTCCGTCAACTGCTACACCAAGGCCCTCGATGCCGCTTACCGCGCTTACTGCAAGCGTGAGGCCAAGCAGGCCACTAACGGCACCAACGGTGCTTCCAACGGTGACGACTCTACCAAGACCAGCCTCGACCGCTTCGACTACCTTGCTTTCCACTCCCCTACCTGCAAGCTTGTCCAGAAGTCTTACGCTCGTCTCCTCTACCACGACTACCTCGCCAATGCCGACTCTCCTGCTTTCGCCGAGGTCGCTCCTGAGCTCCGTGACATGGACTACGAGAAGTCCTTGACCGacaaggttgttgagaagacctTCATGGCCCTCACCAAGAAGCGTTTCCAGGAGCGTGTCAACCCCTCTATCCAGGTCGCCACCAACTGCGGTAACATGTACTGTGGCAGTGTCTGGGGTGGTCTTGCCAGTTTGATCAGTGTTGTCGACaacaaggctcttgaggGCAAGCGAATTGGTCTCTTCAGCTACGGATCTGGTCTTGCTGCCAGTTTCCTGTCTTTCCGCATCAACGGCAGCGTTGAGAAGATCTCCAGCGTCCTCAGCATCCCTACCCGTCTTGAGGCCCGCCGCGCTGTCCCCCCTGAGACTTACGATGAGATGTGCAACCTCCGAAAGCAGGCCCATCTCCAGAAGGACTACACTCCCAAGGGTGACGCCTCTACCATCGCCCCTGGTACTTACTACCTTACCAAGGTCGACGACATGTTCAAGCGCGAGTACGCTATCAAGGAGTAA
- a CDS encoding delta24-sterol reductase has protein sequence MSLIASPQEQNKPPPDSEPGSPSPAMERHKQAVTTIASAVRGFFERREPYRIFHGSTNSTRPQQTGKPVVDISALRNVLQVDRATRTALVEPNVPMDKLVESTLKHGLVPPVVMEFPGITAGGGFAGTAGESSSFKHGFFNDTVNWAEMILGNGEVVRASREENADLFRGAAGAVGSLGMTTLLELQLQEAKKFVKTTYHRTSSVAEAVARIRAETENPSNDYVDGILFSKDHGVVVTGTLTDDKPADIKPQTFSGAWDPWYYLHVQDRTRNVPSAGPTVSAESASSSPVDYIPLAEYFFRYDRGGFWVGAAAFTYFKGVPFTKFFRWFLDDFLHTRMLYRALHGSGESARFIVQDLGLPYKTAETFVDYTAENFNIWPLWLCPLKQTPPPTFHPHTGETTTTADGTVTTPPSLNIGLWGWGPSDPDEFVAKNRALEDKLVELGGLKWLYAHTYYNEEEFWKLYDQQWYEALRKKYHAETLPTVHDKVKVDVEARKEERQKWKRSLKSKPPLGGLYGIWKGIQSKDYMLHRHGEWKFKEEK, from the coding sequence ATGTCGCTGATCGCTTCACCTCAAGAGCAAAACAAGCCACCTCCAGACTCAGAACCCGGGTCCCCTTCCCCAGCAATGGAGCGCCACAAGCAGGCTGTGACAACCATCGCATCAGCCGTCCGCGGCTTCTTCGAGCGTCGTGAGCCATATCGCATCTTCCACGGCAGCACGAATAGCACACGGCCTCAGCAGACAGGCAAACCCGTCGTCGATATCAGTGCCCTTCGAAATGTCCTCCAGGTCGATCGTGCGACTCGCACTGCTCTCGTCGAGCCCAATGTTCCAATGGATAAACTTGTTGAGTCGACGCTGAAGCATGGCCTTGTACCGCCTGTTGTTATGGAGTTTCCTGGTATCACGGCTGGAGGAGGGTTTGCAGGCACAGCTGGCGAGAGCTCCTCGTTTAAGCACGGATTCTTCAATGATACTGTCAATTGGGCTGAGATGATTCTTGGAAATGGAGAGGTTGTCCGAGCGTCGCGAGAGGAGAACGCTGACTTGTTCCGtggtgctgctggagctgttGGCTCTTTGGGCATGACAacgcttcttgagcttcaacttcaagaagctAAGAAGTTTGTCAAGACGACCTATCATCGTACGAGCAGtgttgctgaagctgttgctCGTATCCGCGCCGAGACCGAGAACCCTTCCAATGACTATGTCGAtggcatcctcttctccaaggaCCACGGCGTCGTTGTTACTGGTACCCTGACTGATGACAAGCCTGCCGATATCAAGCCTCAGACCTTCAGTGGTGCATGGGATCCCTGGTATTACCTCCATGTCCAAGACCGCACTCGCAACGTTCCCTCCGCTGGCCCTACTGTCTCCGCCGAAtctgcctcttcctctcctgTTGATTACATCCCTCTCGCTGAGTACTTCTTCCGCTATGACCGCGGTGGTTTCTGGGTTGGCGCCGCTGCTTTCACTTACTTCAAGGGTGTTCCTTTCACAAAATTCTTCCGCTGGTTCCTCGATGATTTCCTCCATACTCGCATGCTGTACCGCGCTCTTCACGGTAGCGGCGAGTCTGCTCGTTTCATCGTCCAGGATCTGGGCCTGCCTTACAAGACTGCTGAGACCTTTGTCGACTACACTGCTGAGAACTTCAACATCTGGCCCCTCTGGCTCTGCCCGTTAAAGCAGACACCTCCTCCGACTTTCCATCCTCACACTGGCGAGACCACAACTACCGCTGACGGAACTGTGACCACTCCACCATCGCTGAACATTGGTCTCTGGGGCTGGGGACCTTCTGACCCAGATGAATTTGTCGCCAAGAACCGCGCGCTTGAAGAtaagcttgttgagcttggaggtCTCAAGTGGCTCTATGCTCATACTTATTACAACGAAGAGGAGTTCTGGAAGCTCTACGATCAACAATGGTATGAAGCTCTGCGAAAGAAATATCACGCCGAGACACTTCCTACTGTTCatgacaaggtcaaggttgatgttgaagcgCGAAAGGAAGAACGACAGAAGTGGAAGCGATCTCTCAAGAGCAAGCCCCCGCTGGGCGGCCTATATGGTATCTGGAAAGGCATTCAGAGCAAGGACTACATGCTCCACCGACACGGAGAGTGGAAGTTCAAGGAGGAGAAATAG
- a CDS encoding hydroxymethylglutaryl-CoA synthase, whose product MQLFGDNTNIEGVDTINACYGGTNAVFNAINWVESSAWDGRDAIVVAGDIALYAKGNARPTGGAGAVALLIGPNAPIVAEPGLRGTYMQHAYDFYKPDLTSEYPYVDGHYSVNCYTKALDAAYRAYCKREAKQATNGTNGASNGDDSTKTSLDRFDYLAFHSPTCKLVQKSYARLLYHDYLANADSPAFAEVAPELRDMDYEKSLTDKVVEKTFMALTKKRFQERVNPSIQVATNCGNMYCGSVWGGLASLISVVDNKALEGKRIGLFSYGSGLAASFLSFRINGSVEKISSVLSIPTRLEARRAVPPETYDEMCNLRKQAHLQKDYTPKGDASTIAPGTYYLTKVDDMFKREYAIKE is encoded by the coding sequence ATGCAGCTTTTTGGcgacaacaccaacatcgaGGGTGTCGACACTATCAATGCTTGCTACGGTGGTACCAACGCTGTTTTCAACGCCATCAACTGGGTTGAGTCTTCCGCTTGGGACGGTCGCGATGCTATCGTTGTTGCCGGTGATATTGCTCTCTACGCCAAGGGCAACGCTCGCCCCactggtggtgctggtgccgTCGCTCTCCTGATCGGCCCCAACGCCCCCATTGTTGCCGAGCCCGGTCTGCGTGGTACCTACATGCAGCACGCCTACGATTTCTACAAGCCCGACCTTACCAGCGAGTACCCCTATGTTGATGGCCACTACTCCGTCAACTGCTACACCAAGGCCCTCGATGCCGCTTACCGCGCTTACTGCAAGCGTGAGGCCAAGCAGGCCACTAACGGCACCAACGGTGCTTCCAACGGTGACGACTCTACCAAGACCAGCCTCGACCGCTTCGACTACCTTGCTTTCCACTCCCCTACCTGCAAGCTTGTCCAGAAGTCTTACGCTCGTCTCCTCTACCACGACTACCTCGCCAATGCCGACTCTCCTGCTTTCGCCGAGGTCGCTCCTGAGCTCCGTGACATGGACTACGAGAAGTCCTTGACCGacaaggttgttgagaagacctTCATGGCCCTCACCAAGAAGCGTTTCCAGGAGCGTGTCAACCCCTCTATCCAGGTCGCCACCAACTGCGGTAACATGTACTGTGGCAGTGTCTGGGGTGGTCTTGCCAGTTTGATCAGTGTTGTCGACaacaaggctcttgaggGCAAGCGAATTGGTCTCTTCAGCTACGGATCTGGTCTTGCTGCCAGTTTCCTGTCTTTCCGCATCAACGGCAGCGTTGAGAAGATCTCCAGCGTCCTCAGCATCCCTACCCGTCTTGAGGCCCGCCGCGCTGTCCCCCCTGAGACTTACGATGAGATGTGCAACCTCCGAAAGCAGGCCCATCTCCAGAAGGACTACACTCCCAAGGGTGACGCCTCTACCATCGCCCCTGGTACTTACTACCTTACCAAGGTCGACGACATGTTCAAGCGCGAGTACGCTATCAAGGAGTAA
- a CDS encoding hydroxymethylglutaryl-CoA synthase → MSRPQNIGIKAIELYVPSQYVDQVELEKFDGVSAGKYTIGLGQTKMSFCDDREDIYSFALTATSKLLKNYNIDPNSIGYLEVGTETLLDKSKSVKSVLMQLFGDNTNIEGVDTINACYGGTNAVFNAINWVESSAWDGRDAIVVAGDIALYAKGNARPTGGAGAVALLIGPNAPIVAEPGLRGTYMQHAYDFYKPDLTSEYPYVDGHYSVNCYTKALDAAYRAYCKREAKQATNGTNGASNGDDSTKTSLDRFDYLAFHSPTCKLVQKSYARLLYHDYLANADSPAFAEVAPELRDMDYEKSLTDKVVEKTFMALTKKRFQERVNPSIQVATNCGNMYCGSVWGGLASLISVVDNKALEGKRIGLFSYGSGLAASFLSFRINGSVEKISSVLSIPTRLEARRAVPPETYDEMCNLRKQAHLQKDYTPKGDASTIAPGTYYLTKVDDMFKREYAIKE, encoded by the exons ATGTCTCGTCCTCAGAACATTGGCATCAAGGCCATTGAGCTTTATGTCCCTAGCCAG TATGTTGATCAGGTTGAGCTCGAGAAGTTCGATGGCGTTAGTGCCGGAAAGTACACTATTGGTCTTGGCCAGACCAAGATGAGCTTCTGCGACGACCGTGAGG ACATCTACTCTTTCGCCCTTACTGCTACCTCCAAGCTCCTTAAGAACTACAACATCGACCCCAACTCGATTGGTTACCTCGAGGTCGGTACCGAGACTCTTCTCGACAAGTCTAAGTCCGTCAAGAGTGTTCTTATGCAGCTTTTTGGcgacaacaccaacatcgaGGGTGTCGACACTATCAATGCTTGCTACGGTGGTACCAACGCTGTTTTCAACGCCATCAACTGGGTTGAGTCTTCCGCTTGGGACGGTCGCGATGCTATCGTTGTTGCCGGTGATATTGCTCTCTACGCCAAGGGCAACGCTCGCCCCactggtggtgctggtgccgTCGCTCTCCTGATCGGCCCCAACGCCCCCATTGTTGCCGAGCCCGGTCTGCGTGGTACCTACATGCAGCACGCCTACGATTTCTACAAGCCCGACCTTACCAGCGAGTACCCCTATGTTGATGGCCACTACTCCGTCAACTGCTACACCAAGGCCCTCGATGCCGCTTACCGCGCTTACTGCAAGCGTGAGGCCAAGCAGGCCACTAACGGCACCAACGGTGCTTCCAACGGTGACGACTCTACCAAGACCAGCCTCGACCGCTTCGACTACCTTGCTTTCCACTCCCCTACCTGCAAGCTTGTCCAGAAGTCTTACGCTCGTCTCCTCTACCACGACTACCTCGCCAATGCCGACTCTCCTGCTTTCGCCGAGGTCGCTCCTGAGCTCCGTGACATGGACTACGAGAAGTCCTTGACCGacaaggttgttgagaagacctTCATGGCCCTCACCAAGAAGCGTTTCCAGGAGCGTGTCAACCCCTCTATCCAGGTCGCCACCAACTGCGGTAACATGTACTGTGGCAGTGTCTGGGGTGGTCTTGCCAGTTTGATCAGTGTTGTCGACaacaaggctcttgaggGCAAGCGAATTGGTCTCTTCAGCTACGGATCTGGTCTTGCTGCCAGTTTCCTGTCTTTCCGCATCAACGGCAGCGTTGAGAAGATCTCCAGCGTCCTCAGCATCCCTACCCGTCTTGAGGCCCGCCGCGCTGTCCCCCCTGAGACTTACGATGAGATGTGCAACCTCCGAAAGCAGGCCCATCTCCAGAAGGACTACACTCCCAAGGGTGACGCCTCTACCATCGCCCCTGGTACTTACTACCTTACCAAGGTCGACGACATGTTCAAGCGCGAGTACGCTATCAAGGAGTAA